In the genome of Candidatus Saccharibacteria bacterium, one region contains:
- the secA gene encoding preprotein translocase subunit SecA has product MKKIVKRVLGDPQIKTLKRMQKRVKDINALAETYKKMSDAELKAQTEKLKKRLEDESLDKILPDAFAIAREAASRTVEMRPFDVQLIGGMVLHEGKVAEMKTGEGKTLVATLPVYLNGLTGKGAHIITVNDYLAQRDAGWMGQVYDFLGLSVAVIVADASYIYDASFSNNDHQDPRFEHLKPCSRQEAYAADVTYGTNNEFGFDYLRDNMVREIDQLRQRDLHFAIVDEVDSILIDEARTPLIISAPSMTSGSAYEQFSKVVRNLERDKDYEVDEKRRAVILTDDGIEHVEKILGIDNLYAAGNIRTIYHLEQALKAQAIFKRDKDYVATSEGEIVIVDEFTGRLLKGRRYNEGLHQAIEAKEGVEIQQESMTLATISFQNYFRLYEKLSGMTGTAATEADEFHQIYKLDVVEVPPNKKLIREDRQDRIYKTESGKFRAVVKEVKEAQQRGQPVLIGTASIEKNERLSALLNKEKITHQVLNAKNNEREANIVAKAGQKRAVTLATNIAGRGTDIVLDEDVKKVGGLYVIGSERHESRRIDNQLRGRSGRQGDSGLTQFFVSTEDDLMRIFGGERIGAIMKRLGVDDETPIENRAISRSLEGAQKKVEGFNFDMRKNVVQYDDVMNRHRKATYTMRREVLKQEDISKRIKVFIEEESRALAESPLLTSDQFEAIVTEVFPFDDPTLDRLFDSPADKFGEVLKAEAMELYAGREAAFTPEVLRRIERDIYLQILDNLWMQHLENMAHLREGISWISVGQKDPLVEYRRQGQRLFEEMQYSLRHDIVRALFHARPVEEEELGRPTETELTRAARRSVNNADKILEAEEFRETDFVPQHVEEKQKKQSRDKVKKARKAERKRKAKTKSKKRK; this is encoded by the coding sequence TTGAAAAAGATTGTTAAGCGTGTCCTCGGAGACCCGCAGATAAAAACGCTCAAACGCATGCAGAAACGCGTTAAAGATATTAACGCGTTGGCTGAAACGTACAAAAAAATGTCCGATGCCGAGCTGAAGGCACAGACGGAAAAATTGAAAAAGCGTCTTGAAGATGAGTCACTGGATAAAATTCTTCCTGATGCATTTGCTATTGCACGCGAAGCTGCCAGCCGGACGGTAGAGATGAGGCCATTTGATGTGCAGCTGATTGGTGGCATGGTGCTGCACGAAGGTAAAGTCGCAGAAATGAAAACCGGTGAGGGTAAAACCTTGGTTGCGACGTTGCCAGTTTATCTCAACGGTTTGACCGGAAAAGGTGCTCACATTATTACTGTCAACGACTATTTGGCTCAACGTGATGCCGGTTGGATGGGTCAAGTTTACGATTTCTTAGGTTTATCTGTTGCGGTGATTGTTGCGGATGCCTCGTATATTTATGACGCCTCTTTTTCCAATAATGATCATCAGGATCCACGGTTCGAACATCTCAAGCCATGTTCACGCCAAGAAGCATATGCCGCTGACGTGACATATGGCACAAACAATGAGTTTGGGTTTGATTATTTACGCGACAATATGGTTAGGGAGATCGACCAGCTTCGCCAGCGCGATTTACACTTTGCGATTGTCGACGAAGTTGATTCAATCTTGATCGATGAAGCTCGGACACCGCTGATTATTTCTGCACCATCAATGACTAGCGGCAGCGCCTATGAGCAGTTTTCTAAGGTTGTACGTAACTTAGAGCGAGACAAAGATTATGAGGTCGACGAAAAGCGCCGTGCGGTTATATTGACAGATGACGGTATCGAGCATGTCGAGAAAATACTAGGTATTGATAACTTGTACGCTGCGGGTAATATCCGGACTATATATCACCTCGAACAAGCGTTAAAAGCACAGGCAATCTTCAAGCGTGACAAAGACTATGTAGCAACCAGCGAAGGTGAGATTGTTATCGTAGACGAATTTACCGGCCGATTATTGAAAGGTCGTCGCTATAACGAAGGGCTACACCAAGCTATCGAAGCCAAAGAAGGGGTCGAGATACAACAAGAGTCTATGACTTTGGCCACGATTAGTTTTCAGAACTACTTCCGATTGTATGAAAAGCTTTCTGGTATGACAGGTACTGCGGCGACGGAGGCTGACGAGTTTCACCAAATCTATAAGCTAGATGTCGTAGAAGTGCCACCAAACAAGAAATTGATCCGTGAAGATAGACAGGACCGTATCTATAAGACCGAGTCAGGTAAATTCCGAGCGGTTGTCAAAGAGGTGAAAGAAGCACAACAGCGAGGTCAACCAGTACTTATTGGTACGGCATCGATTGAAAAGAACGAGCGGTTAAGCGCACTTCTTAATAAAGAAAAGATCACCCATCAGGTACTAAACGCTAAGAATAACGAGCGGGAAGCAAATATTGTTGCGAAAGCCGGTCAAAAAAGGGCAGTAACCTTAGCGACAAATATTGCCGGTCGTGGCACCGACATCGTACTCGATGAAGATGTCAAAAAAGTCGGCGGTCTATATGTAATTGGTTCTGAGAGACATGAATCCCGCCGAATTGACAATCAGCTGCGTGGACGGTCGGGTCGTCAGGGCGATTCCGGTCTTACGCAGTTTTTTGTCAGTACCGAAGATGACCTGATGAGAATATTCGGTGGTGAGCGAATAGGTGCCATTATGAAACGGCTTGGCGTAGACGACGAGACTCCAATTGAGAACCGTGCTATTTCTAGAAGTTTGGAGGGAGCTCAGAAGAAAGTAGAAGGTTTTAACTTTGATATGCGTAAAAACGTTGTTCAATACGATGACGTGATGAACCGTCACCGTAAAGCAACCTATACCATGCGGCGTGAAGTACTAAAACAGGAGGATATAAGTAAGCGCATAAAGGTGTTTATTGAAGAAGAGTCGCGGGCACTGGCTGAGTCGCCTCTACTAACCAGCGACCAGTTTGAAGCCATTGTGACCGAAGTGTTTCCGTTCGATGATCCGACACTCGATCGGTTGTTCGATAGTCCTGCCGATAAGTTCGGTGAAGTGCTTAAGGCTGAGGCTATGGAGCTATATGCCGGCCGCGAGGCAGCTTTTACGCCTGAAGTATTACGTCGCATTGAGAGAGATATTTACCTACAAATTTTGGATAATTTATGGATGCAGCATTTAGAGAATATGGCACATCTGCGCGAGGGAATTTCTTGGATAAGTGTCGGGCAAAAGGATCCGTTGGTAGAATATCGTCGTCAAGGTCAACGTTTGTTTGAAGAGATGCAGTATAGCTTGCGACACGATATTGTTCGAGCGTTATTCCATGCTCGACCAGTCGAAGAAGAAGAGCTTGGCCGGCCTACGGAAACTGAACTAACCAGGGCGGCACGACGCTCGGTGAACAACGCAGATAAA
- the raiA gene encoding ribosome-associated translation inhibitor RaiA: MIKNIEIRGVHTTVTPELQKYVDNKIGKLDRFTPRHARESVRADVFLKESKNKTKKTCTCEVIMHLPQERIATKESTVNMFAAIDIVEAKLKNRLKKYKDTHGSQKLHRKVLARLRRQTGGQEI; the protein is encoded by the coding sequence ATGATAAAAAATATTGAGATAAGAGGCGTTCACACTACGGTTACACCAGAGCTGCAGAAATACGTTGATAACAAGATTGGTAAACTGGATCGATTTACGCCGCGTCATGCTCGAGAGAGTGTCAGGGCAGATGTGTTTTTGAAAGAGTCAAAAAATAAAACTAAAAAAACCTGCACTTGCGAGGTTATTATGCACTTGCCACAAGAACGCATCGCTACCAAAGAATCGACAGTAAATATGTTTGCAGCGATTGATATCGTGGAAGCAAAACTAAAAAACCGCCTTAAGAAATATAAAGATACGCACGGTAGCCAGAAGTTGCATCGCAAGGTTTTAGCGCGGCTTAGGCGGCAGACAGGTGGTCAAGAAATATAA
- the serS gene encoding serine--tRNA ligase, with translation MIDIQFIRDNPKLVAEKSKQKGYDVDITQLLGFDEKRRELQQQVEELRRQRNEISESMKGQRPSDEQIAKGREIKERLADLEHQLTSIDKEFTDLLKQVPNMSLDDVPVGDEDKSAEIKTFGDKKTGARDHLDIATGRDWVDFERGAKVAGTKFYFLKGDLALLENAITQYALDFVNQKGFTYMLVPHMVNSRIATGTGFEPRTSEQSDEYHIDGEDLTLIGTSELPLTGYHADEIIDEDRLPLLYAGLSPCYRKEAGTYGKHTRGLFRVHQFNKLEMYAFTTAENSANMHEKLLSFEEELWQAIGIPYRVINIASGDLGAPAAKKYDIEYWSSVDGEYRELTSCSNCTDFQTRNLNVRVRRKDGSVEMLHSLNGTAVSLARSLIAVLEHYQQADGTITVPEVLRPYMNGKDKI, from the coding sequence ATGATAGACATTCAATTTATTAGAGATAATCCAAAACTGGTTGCAGAAAAATCCAAACAAAAAGGCTACGACGTTGATATAACGCAGCTACTAGGCTTTGATGAAAAGCGACGTGAGCTACAGCAACAAGTCGAAGAGTTGCGCCGCCAACGCAACGAAATCTCAGAGAGTATGAAGGGTCAACGCCCCAGTGACGAGCAAATTGCCAAAGGGCGTGAAATCAAGGAACGCTTAGCTGATCTTGAACATCAGTTGACATCGATAGACAAAGAATTTACAGACTTACTCAAACAAGTGCCAAATATGTCTCTTGACGACGTACCGGTGGGCGATGAAGATAAAAGCGCTGAGATAAAGACATTTGGTGACAAAAAAACGGGGGCGCGTGATCATTTGGATATTGCTACAGGGCGCGACTGGGTTGATTTTGAGCGTGGCGCTAAAGTAGCTGGGACAAAATTCTATTTTCTAAAAGGTGATTTGGCGCTACTTGAAAATGCCATAACGCAGTATGCGCTGGATTTTGTTAATCAAAAAGGTTTTACCTATATGTTGGTTCCGCACATGGTGAACAGCAGGATCGCAACGGGTACTGGTTTTGAGCCTAGGACTAGCGAGCAAAGTGACGAGTATCACATTGATGGCGAAGATCTTACGTTAATAGGTACGTCTGAGTTGCCATTGACCGGTTATCATGCTGATGAAATTATAGATGAAGACAGGCTGCCGTTGCTCTATGCTGGACTAAGTCCATGTTACCGAAAAGAAGCAGGTACGTATGGTAAGCACACGCGTGGGCTTTTCCGAGTCCATCAGTTTAATAAATTAGAAATGTACGCTTTTACGACTGCCGAAAATAGTGCAAATATGCACGAAAAACTACTCTCATTTGAAGAAGAGTTATGGCAGGCAATCGGAATTCCTTATCGTGTCATTAATATTGCTTCTGGTGATCTTGGCGCGCCCGCCGCTAAAAAGTACGATATCGAGTATTGGTCCAGCGTTGACGGAGAGTATCGTGAGCTGACAAGTTGTAGTAACTGCACAGATTTTCAGACACGTAATTTAAATGTTAGAGTTCGTCGGAAAGATGGCAGCGTGGAGATGTTGCACTCATTGAATGGTACGGCTGTATCGTTGGCTCGCTCGCTGATTGCTGTCCTTGAGCACTACCAGCAAGCCGACGGCACTATTACAGTCCCTGAAGTCCTGAGACCGTATATGAACGGCAAAGACAAAATATAG
- a CDS encoding PD-(D/E)XK nuclease family protein — protein sequence MAYYSRQRTSPYKPGQTQVFKVSRSKIELFVQCPRCFWLDARLKVRRPSSPPFRINSAVDELLKKEFDVYRKQGKPHPMMEDFGVAAVPYEHDELDTWRANFTGVAAVHEPTNFHVFGAVDDIWVNEAGELMVVDYKATAKQSDVTIDADWQMSYKRQMEVYQWLLRQNGFKVSDTGYFVYCNGRLDMDEFDNRVEFKTKIIPYTGSDGWVESTLSDIKNCLEGDMPAVGKAAMGGDCDYCTYARQRTELTVKALQKKSAKNTR from the coding sequence ATGGCATATTACTCAAGACAACGTACGTCTCCCTATAAACCAGGGCAAACGCAAGTATTTAAGGTGAGCCGAAGTAAGATAGAGTTGTTCGTGCAATGTCCGCGCTGTTTTTGGCTTGATGCTAGGCTTAAGGTTAGGCGACCGAGTAGCCCACCATTTAGAATCAACTCTGCAGTTGATGAACTGCTCAAAAAAGAGTTCGATGTATATCGCAAGCAGGGAAAGCCTCACCCCATGATGGAAGATTTTGGGGTAGCAGCTGTACCGTACGAGCACGACGAGCTTGATACTTGGCGGGCTAATTTTACTGGTGTTGCTGCGGTTCATGAGCCGACTAATTTTCATGTATTTGGAGCAGTGGATGATATCTGGGTAAACGAGGCAGGTGAGCTGATGGTCGTTGATTATAAGGCCACCGCCAAACAAAGCGACGTGACGATTGATGCCGATTGGCAGATGAGTTATAAGCGGCAGATGGAGGTTTACCAGTGGCTGCTGAGGCAAAACGGCTTTAAGGTCAGTGACACCGGTTACTTTGTGTACTGCAATGGTCGGCTTGATATGGACGAATTTGATAACCGGGTTGAGTTTAAGACCAAAATAATCCCGTATACCGGGAGCGACGGCTGGGTAGAGTCAACCTTATCGGATATAAAAAATTGCCTAGAGGGTGACATGCCAGCAGTCGGTAAAGCGGCTATGGGTGGCGATTGTGACTATTGTACTTACGCTCGTCAGCGTACCGAGCTCACCGTGAAAGCATTACAGAAAAAATCAGCCAAAAATACTCGTTGA
- a CDS encoding TRAM domain-containing protein: MQEEIVIEKLVHGGQGMGSLADGRKVFVWNAYPGERLVVRVTKKRRDYVEAVAEDIIKPSSERIKPVDEAFLSTSPWQTLSYAAENTYKQNILEETLNREGVVTPEADFVSPDDYLYYRNKMEYSFWADENGLHLALFHRGTHGKRIVEGSSIARPEVDQTANRICAILNTAGVRGSQLKTVVVRANQRQETVAAIFVKDQDFPEIKELAEVCKGVAVYYSNPKSPASIITKKLYVYDDIRLTDNIAGHDFLYDVNSFFQVNVPLFEQALMHIKQAVNGHKQIVDMYGGVGTIGVSVGADTIVELDEHNVKMAKHNAGQSSKVVQASTEQALDYITEYTSVIFDPPRAGLHDKVVDRVIDVLPPTVVYLSCNPATQARDIAKLLPAYQVKSVVGYNFFPRTPHIESLVILQKSDK, from the coding sequence ATGCAAGAAGAAATTGTCATTGAAAAACTAGTTCATGGTGGTCAAGGCATGGGATCTCTGGCCGACGGGCGAAAAGTATTTGTTTGGAACGCTTACCCTGGCGAACGTTTGGTAGTTCGGGTCACTAAAAAACGTCGTGATTATGTTGAAGCAGTAGCTGAAGATATTATTAAGCCATCAAGCGAGCGAATAAAACCGGTAGATGAAGCGTTTTTGAGTACCAGCCCGTGGCAGACACTGTCTTATGCAGCTGAAAATACTTACAAACAAAATATCCTTGAAGAAACGTTGAACCGTGAAGGCGTAGTCACACCGGAGGCTGATTTCGTTAGTCCTGACGATTATCTTTATTACCGAAATAAAATGGAGTACAGCTTTTGGGCGGACGAGAATGGTTTGCATTTAGCGTTATTTCATAGGGGCACACATGGCAAACGCATCGTTGAAGGCAGTAGTATTGCGCGACCCGAAGTTGACCAAACTGCCAACAGAATTTGTGCAATTTTAAACACAGCAGGCGTGCGCGGTAGCCAACTTAAAACGGTGGTAGTTCGCGCTAATCAACGTCAAGAAACAGTTGCCGCCATTTTTGTAAAAGACCAAGATTTCCCAGAAATTAAAGAATTGGCTGAAGTTTGTAAAGGTGTGGCGGTATATTATTCTAACCCCAAGAGCCCAGCAAGCATTATTACCAAAAAGCTATACGTGTACGATGATATTAGACTAACCGATAATATTGCCGGCCATGATTTCCTATACGATGTAAACTCGTTTTTTCAGGTAAATGTGCCGCTATTCGAGCAAGCTCTCATGCACATAAAACAAGCAGTAAATGGCCACAAGCAGATTGTCGATATGTATGGCGGGGTGGGTACAATTGGTGTAAGCGTGGGTGCTGATACGATTGTTGAACTGGATGAACACAACGTTAAGATGGCAAAGCACAATGCCGGGCAGTCCAGTAAAGTGGTGCAGGCCAGCACTGAACAGGCTTTGGACTATATCACTGAATATACATCGGTTATTTTTGATCCACCAAGAGCGGGGTTGCATGACAAAGTGGTTGATAGAGTAATTGATGTTCTCCCGCCAACGGTGGTTTATTTAAGCTGTAACCCTGCCACTCAAGCACGTGATATTGCTAAGCTATTACCGGCTTATCAGGTAAAGAGTGTAGTTGGTTATAATTTTTTCCCACGTACCCCGCATATAGAATCATTGGTAATTTTACAAAAATCCGACAAGTAA